From a single Micromonospora sp. WMMD1102 genomic region:
- a CDS encoding SNF2-related protein: protein MLRTLQADQRSASEDEQQVLARWSGWGAVPAVFDPDRDDHTAYVWAREQLVELLDETEWRAARRTTLNAHYTDASVVKVVWDAVQQLGFTGGDVLEPGSGSGNFIAFAPENARMVGVELDPVTAAISAALYPDARILNESFADTRIPTGAFDLVIGNVPFGKITLADRRHNPGGHSIHDHFMIKGLHLLRPGGLMAVLTSHFSMDRANPAARREIASLADLVGAVRLPSGAMAKAAGTDAVIDVLILRRREEGRPAATSQDWETTRRVTLGEDEVRINGYFLDRPDRVLGRLGTGGLHSRDELTVVGDRDCAPALRAALQDVVAVAEMQALTYSEARRAPAPQPIAFVAAAQQHPDGYLALNKDGTFTRVIDGQTEPYAPPKTQADELRELLRLRNIAMRLLEAEAATRDDTEEIDYLRAQLGRRYDGYVSRFGPINRYNTYETGKVDEETGEPVLRRVAPAQGGFRADPFSNVVYALERFDEASQLAYKSDIFTTRAIAPRAPKLGAETPEDAIAVCQDVYGHITLERVAWLLGVDEAEARQRLGTLVFDEPGTDRLVPAAEYLSGNVRVKLDQARAAAEEDERYAPNVEALTAVKPVDLTPEEIRVRLGASWVSGSTVQEFLQELLDDPTLAVEHGDGGTDWTVTSKRRATTLATSTWGTERRSAVDIAEDLLKQRPVRVYDVDPVTEKRRLNADATLAAQTKATEINERFSEWLWADPQRANAHLATYNERFNSLVLRSYDGLKLTLPGLALTFKPHSHQYSAVARIVAEPSVGLWHEVGAGKTAEMVMGAMELRRLGLVRKPMIIVPNHMLEQFSREFLQLYPQARLLSASSADLTADRRRLFQARVTTGTWDAVIMTHRAFEQVAMSPEYQRKYLKSKIEKLEIRLASAEAAGQKRLVKQLEGAISRAEERIKKKLATKKDPGLTFELLGVDYLFVDEGHLFKNLERPSRIPGMGIPGSNRSTDLDMKLRWLRESNDRVGTIATATPVANSLGEVHTMLMYLAPDLMRSLRIDEFDSWAATFGETVEGIEVVPEGGGLRMNSRFAKFYNVPELLRLLHQVADVKTAEDLALPVPALKQREDGQRLPRTIVVAPSDGLTDYLTALVDRADKVRKGDVEPTEDNLLKITHNGRSAAMDLRLVPPTADEIADVLRRFEVLEDERAIAAVAANLSALWARQRPNRLDPTTAVWPGEVWQEQGETLWSGQFDHATEQALLRLSDTHDWSVGPLESGQILDTLTNYDGLGDADIRQQVAEHLIDHWVTEPPYAQVGRSVRWPDRVEDATGRVVWSGELPHTLKQALVFAYRDADDEHPVTADRLVELMDTYDRLADPRIRERLASDLAGLWSQEPPAGPDVGHDVARAAETAWPDPITAPPELLWSGSFSEEVQSALLAIRAMDTDAASKLTIAAETIAGIYAEHRDDIFNDSDGQPHPRPGALQIVFSDLGVPAAGWNAYEELRAQLVARGVPRAQIRFMHEAGNDAEKAALFAAARDGRISVLVGSTEKMGVGTNVQARAVALHHLDCPWRPADLQQREGRILRQGNQNSEVEIIRYVTEGSFDGFMWQTVARKAEFIAQLMRGRLDVREIEDIGDAALSYNEVKALATGNPLLLDQAALQAEVTKLERMERSHHRERDRMAWVRREREQDIAILRAEIGEAIAAQARRVDTTGDKFRIAVLGQSTAERKQGNALLRDALKALTVPPPRGEQEVATIGGFAVVAEHRWIEAQNRRLLFVNVPDLPRAEFALSHTELDNADLVGRLEKRLRGLDAIVGQLQRDLAAKEQDLDRITSGLDAPFKHGDALRTARLRLEQVNAQITEASKSEPTASSTAAPNEATAMPKRVDPAIIRSGRPGHPDGNDTMQVLTLTAAAIQTYGWVSRRDADASDGKLVPTAAIVDTAINGDGYDAAGLREELEAAVTDETRAYATAVREYAIALPDRDVSDYAYQLRVAATEPSVSPRHFATLVSAVSSYQRHLQDQAIRHVTATSTWQGKKGDQVSFDAQVLAARSYNRQRRGAQSSATTLYLADASGNLWTWRAPNLNAFRDGTYVHVTGKIKGHDTTDGHRQTELGRCVLAPIDMPADWPRDHNDTTSQPADDAPPPPEPAPPAPSAITSPAATVAVTIPVNLDAWAAGPGARASEDDITWLSDVLTGLANDPQTQMWALANSADNFAHPFANMLADTLMDAFEERIDFLRWAYFGDRQDQTALREAATEAVFAAVRSAADLQALAEQAEAEPEATRAAHTPSVDDPNAGPDHCAEAADSAGTPAPDQTEPAANDDLEQREQQVRRRQIVLKIEEHAAGLHRSTGSAHRYVGEMVKATPTEMEWIKGYIADHPEVLELPYRTPAQWDQVRQRRGEDAFQQAEAAHAAGDLTGALDWLDEARACGVLSLAEWSAGRDYVRTHGGAANPPTSGPAVETPGRGDQPEQQMPREDAPVDRRSQVRQRQLVRALEQYGPGYHRLTGDGVRYAAEVMRATEQEWEWMATYAQANPEVLDGERLGDARIVEINRTAARTAFGAATDAMRRGDFDLALERLDDAEVYCPDGHPDRGGNWDHYRGIVRTKAGSGVVDGAATPSDSTTKSADVATAERPRPAALARAGHATPVPVPAASSGQPPSAEPAPAATARNARAR, encoded by the coding sequence GTGCTGCGTACGCTGCAAGCCGATCAGCGGTCCGCCAGCGAGGACGAGCAACAGGTACTCGCCCGCTGGTCCGGATGGGGCGCCGTCCCCGCCGTCTTCGACCCGGACCGCGACGACCACACCGCCTACGTCTGGGCACGGGAGCAACTCGTCGAATTGCTCGACGAGACCGAGTGGCGTGCCGCACGACGTACCACCCTCAACGCCCACTACACCGACGCCTCTGTCGTCAAGGTCGTGTGGGACGCCGTGCAGCAACTCGGCTTCACCGGCGGCGACGTACTCGAACCCGGCAGCGGCTCGGGCAACTTCATCGCCTTCGCCCCCGAGAACGCCCGGATGGTCGGGGTCGAGCTGGACCCGGTCACCGCAGCAATCTCTGCCGCGCTCTACCCGGACGCCCGGATCCTCAACGAAAGCTTCGCCGACACCCGCATCCCGACCGGCGCCTTCGACCTCGTGATCGGAAACGTCCCCTTCGGCAAGATCACGCTCGCTGACCGTCGCCACAACCCGGGCGGCCACAGCATTCATGACCATTTCATGATCAAGGGATTGCACCTGCTGCGGCCAGGCGGGCTTATGGCGGTGCTCACCTCGCACTTCAGCATGGACCGCGCCAACCCCGCAGCCCGCCGAGAGATCGCCTCACTCGCGGATCTGGTCGGCGCCGTACGCCTGCCGTCGGGCGCCATGGCGAAAGCCGCCGGTACCGACGCCGTCATCGACGTACTGATCCTGCGCCGACGGGAAGAGGGCCGCCCAGCCGCCACTTCGCAGGATTGGGAAACGACTCGGCGGGTCACCCTCGGCGAGGACGAGGTCAGGATCAACGGCTACTTCCTGGATCGCCCGGACCGCGTGCTCGGCCGACTGGGCACCGGCGGCCTGCACAGCAGGGACGAACTGACCGTCGTGGGAGACCGTGATTGTGCGCCGGCGCTACGAGCCGCGTTGCAGGACGTCGTGGCGGTAGCCGAGATGCAGGCGTTGACGTACAGCGAAGCCCGGCGGGCCCCGGCACCGCAGCCGATCGCGTTCGTCGCCGCCGCGCAACAGCATCCGGATGGCTACCTTGCGCTGAACAAGGACGGCACGTTCACGCGGGTCATCGACGGGCAGACAGAGCCCTACGCGCCGCCGAAGACTCAAGCGGACGAGCTGCGGGAACTGCTGAGACTGCGCAACATCGCGATGCGGCTGCTGGAGGCCGAGGCCGCGACCCGCGACGACACCGAAGAGATCGACTACCTGCGCGCCCAGCTCGGGCGGCGCTACGACGGCTACGTTTCACGATTTGGGCCGATCAACCGCTACAACACCTACGAGACCGGCAAGGTCGACGAAGAGACCGGCGAACCGGTCCTGCGGCGGGTCGCCCCGGCCCAGGGCGGGTTCCGTGCCGACCCGTTCTCCAACGTTGTCTACGCCCTGGAGCGCTTCGATGAAGCGTCCCAGCTCGCCTACAAGTCCGACATCTTCACCACGCGGGCCATCGCTCCTCGTGCGCCGAAGCTCGGCGCGGAGACACCCGAGGACGCGATCGCGGTCTGCCAGGACGTGTACGGCCACATCACGCTGGAGCGGGTGGCGTGGCTGCTCGGCGTGGACGAGGCGGAAGCGCGCCAGCGACTGGGAACCCTGGTCTTCGACGAGCCTGGCACCGACCGACTCGTCCCGGCGGCGGAGTACCTGTCCGGCAACGTGCGGGTCAAGCTGGATCAGGCCCGCGCCGCAGCCGAGGAAGACGAGCGGTACGCGCCCAACGTCGAGGCGCTGACCGCCGTCAAACCAGTCGACCTCACCCCGGAGGAGATCCGCGTTCGGCTCGGTGCGAGCTGGGTGAGCGGCAGCACGGTGCAGGAGTTCCTGCAAGAGCTTCTGGACGACCCCACGCTCGCGGTCGAGCACGGCGACGGCGGCACGGACTGGACCGTCACCTCGAAGCGTCGCGCGACGACCCTCGCGACGAGCACGTGGGGGACCGAACGCCGATCTGCGGTCGACATCGCGGAGGACCTGCTGAAGCAGCGGCCGGTGCGCGTGTACGACGTCGACCCGGTGACTGAGAAGCGGCGGCTGAACGCCGACGCCACTCTCGCTGCCCAGACCAAGGCCACCGAGATCAACGAACGGTTCAGCGAGTGGCTGTGGGCGGATCCGCAGCGGGCCAACGCCCACCTGGCCACCTACAACGAGAGATTTAACTCTCTCGTGCTGCGTTCCTACGACGGTTTGAAGCTGACCCTGCCGGGTCTGGCTCTTACCTTCAAGCCGCATTCGCACCAGTACAGCGCGGTGGCCCGGATCGTCGCCGAACCGTCGGTCGGGCTCTGGCACGAAGTCGGCGCCGGCAAGACCGCGGAAATGGTCATGGGGGCGATGGAACTTCGTCGCCTGGGCCTGGTCCGCAAGCCGATGATTATCGTTCCCAATCACATGTTGGAGCAATTCAGCAGGGAGTTCCTCCAGCTATATCCCCAGGCTCGGCTGCTCTCCGCCAGCAGCGCGGACCTGACGGCGGACCGACGCAGGCTGTTCCAGGCTCGGGTGACGACCGGCACTTGGGACGCAGTTATCATGACTCACCGCGCGTTTGAGCAGGTGGCCATGTCACCCGAGTACCAGCGGAAGTACCTGAAGTCGAAGATCGAGAAGTTGGAGATTCGGCTGGCGTCGGCGGAGGCTGCCGGCCAGAAGCGGCTCGTCAAGCAGCTTGAAGGCGCCATCAGTCGGGCAGAGGAACGGATCAAGAAGAAGCTCGCCACGAAGAAGGACCCCGGCCTGACTTTCGAGCTGCTGGGCGTCGACTACCTGTTCGTCGATGAAGGCCATTTGTTCAAGAATCTGGAGCGGCCGAGCCGGATTCCGGGCATGGGCATCCCCGGATCCAACCGGTCCACCGACCTGGACATGAAGCTGCGGTGGCTGCGCGAGAGTAACGACAGGGTGGGCACCATCGCGACGGCGACCCCCGTCGCGAACTCCCTCGGCGAGGTCCACACCATGCTCATGTACCTCGCCCCGGATCTGATGCGCTCGCTGCGTATTGACGAGTTCGACTCCTGGGCGGCGACGTTCGGCGAGACGGTCGAGGGGATCGAGGTCGTTCCCGAGGGCGGCGGCCTGCGAATGAACAGCCGGTTCGCCAAGTTCTACAACGTCCCAGAATTGTTGCGGCTGCTGCATCAGGTCGCAGACGTGAAGACGGCGGAAGACCTCGCTCTGCCCGTGCCCGCGCTCAAACAGCGCGAGGACGGCCAACGCCTGCCCCGCACCATTGTCGTCGCCCCCAGCGACGGGCTGACCGACTACCTCACGGCCCTGGTCGACCGGGCCGACAAGGTCCGCAAGGGGGATGTCGAGCCGACCGAGGACAACCTCCTGAAGATCACGCACAACGGCCGCTCTGCGGCGATGGACCTGCGATTGGTGCCACCCACGGCAGACGAGATTGCCGACGTGTTGCGCCGCTTCGAGGTGCTCGAAGACGAGCGAGCTATCGCGGCGGTGGCTGCCAACCTTTCCGCACTGTGGGCCCGGCAGCGGCCGAACCGCTTGGACCCCACCACAGCCGTATGGCCCGGCGAGGTGTGGCAGGAACAGGGCGAGACACTTTGGTCGGGGCAGTTCGATCACGCCACCGAACAGGCCCTGCTCCGGCTCTCCGACACCCACGACTGGAGCGTCGGCCCGCTGGAAAGCGGCCAGATCCTCGACACGCTGACCAACTACGACGGGCTCGGCGACGCCGACATCCGACAGCAAGTGGCCGAGCACCTGATCGACCACTGGGTGACCGAACCGCCGTACGCACAGGTCGGCCGGAGCGTCCGCTGGCCCGACCGCGTTGAGGACGCTACCGGCCGCGTGGTCTGGAGCGGCGAACTGCCACACACCCTCAAGCAGGCCCTCGTCTTTGCCTATCGGGACGCAGACGACGAACACCCCGTGACCGCAGACCGGCTCGTCGAGCTGATGGACACCTACGACCGCCTCGCGGACCCGAGGATCCGCGAGCGGCTCGCCTCGGACCTCGCCGGTCTATGGAGCCAGGAACCTCCCGCTGGACCGGACGTCGGTCACGATGTGGCCAGAGCAGCGGAGACGGCATGGCCGGACCCGATCACCGCTCCGCCGGAGTTGCTGTGGTCGGGGTCGTTCAGCGAGGAGGTCCAATCAGCGCTGCTCGCAATCCGCGCCATGGACACGGATGCGGCCAGCAAGCTGACCATCGCAGCGGAGACGATCGCCGGCATCTACGCCGAGCACCGAGACGACATTTTCAACGACAGCGACGGTCAACCCCATCCGCGCCCCGGCGCGCTTCAGATCGTCTTCAGCGACCTCGGTGTGCCTGCGGCCGGATGGAACGCCTACGAAGAACTGCGGGCTCAACTCGTCGCTCGTGGCGTGCCTCGGGCTCAGATCCGGTTCATGCACGAGGCCGGAAACGACGCGGAAAAGGCCGCCTTGTTCGCCGCTGCCCGCGACGGGCGCATCAGCGTCTTGGTCGGTAGCACCGAGAAAATGGGTGTAGGGACGAACGTCCAGGCTCGCGCCGTCGCGTTGCATCACCTGGACTGTCCCTGGCGGCCGGCCGACCTCCAACAGAGAGAAGGCAGAATCCTTCGGCAGGGCAACCAGAACTCTGAAGTCGAGATCATCCGGTACGTCACCGAAGGCTCGTTCGACGGGTTCATGTGGCAGACGGTCGCGAGGAAGGCCGAGTTCATCGCGCAGCTCATGCGTGGCCGGCTCGACGTGCGAGAAATCGAAGACATCGGAGACGCGGCCCTGTCGTACAACGAAGTGAAAGCGTTGGCGACCGGCAACCCGTTGCTGCTCGACCAGGCGGCCCTCCAAGCCGAAGTAACCAAATTGGAGCGGATGGAACGCTCACATCACCGGGAACGCGATCGGATGGCCTGGGTCCGGCGCGAACGTGAGCAGGACATCGCCATTCTGCGGGCCGAGATCGGGGAGGCCATCGCGGCCCAGGCACGCCGAGTCGACACCACGGGGGACAAGTTCCGAATTGCCGTGCTCGGCCAGAGCACTGCGGAGCGGAAGCAGGGCAACGCGCTGCTGCGTGACGCGCTCAAGGCCCTCACCGTGCCGCCCCCACGGGGTGAGCAGGAGGTCGCCACGATCGGTGGATTTGCGGTAGTCGCGGAACATCGGTGGATCGAGGCGCAGAACCGGCGGCTGTTGTTCGTCAACGTGCCCGACCTGCCCCGAGCCGAGTTCGCACTCTCCCACACCGAGCTGGACAACGCGGACCTGGTGGGCCGGTTGGAGAAGCGGCTGCGCGGGCTCGACGCCATCGTCGGGCAACTGCAACGTGACCTCGCGGCCAAGGAACAGGACCTTGATCGGATCACGAGCGGGCTGGACGCGCCGTTCAAACACGGCGATGCGCTGCGCACCGCGAGACTGCGGCTGGAGCAGGTGAACGCGCAGATCACCGAGGCGAGCAAGTCCGAGCCGACAGCGTCCTCGACCGCCGCCCCCAACGAAGCCACGGCGATGCCGAAGCGCGTTGACCCGGCCATCATCCGCAGCGGCCGTCCCGGACACCCCGACGGCAACGACACCATGCAGGTCCTCACCCTCACCGCCGCAGCCATCCAAACCTACGGTTGGGTGTCTCGCCGGGATGCCGACGCCAGCGACGGCAAACTCGTTCCGACCGCCGCGATCGTCGACACTGCGATCAACGGCGACGGATACGACGCCGCCGGATTGCGCGAGGAACTGGAGGCGGCCGTAACCGACGAAACTCGTGCCTATGCCACCGCCGTGCGGGAGTACGCCATCGCGCTACCCGACCGTGACGTCAGCGACTACGCCTACCAACTGCGGGTCGCCGCGACCGAGCCCAGCGTAAGCCCACGCCACTTCGCCACCCTGGTCTCGGCCGTTTCCAGCTACCAGCGCCACCTACAAGACCAAGCCATCCGCCACGTCACGGCCACGTCGACGTGGCAGGGCAAGAAGGGTGATCAGGTCAGCTTCGACGCTCAGGTTCTCGCGGCCCGCAGCTACAACCGCCAACGCCGCGGCGCCCAGTCCTCCGCCACCACGCTCTACCTAGCCGACGCGTCCGGGAACCTTTGGACCTGGCGGGCACCCAACCTCAACGCCTTCCGGGACGGGACGTACGTCCACGTCACGGGCAAGATCAAAGGTCACGACACCACGGACGGACACCGGCAGACCGAACTCGGCCGGTGCGTTCTCGCTCCGATCGACATGCCGGCGGACTGGCCGCGGGACCACAACGACACCACCAGCCAACCGGCCGACGACGCTCCGCCTCCACCCGAACCCGCACCTCCGGCACCGTCTGCGATCACATCGCCAGCCGCCACCGTTGCCGTTACGATCCCGGTGAACCTCGACGCCTGGGCCGCCGGACCCGGAGCACGTGCGAGCGAGGACGACATCACCTGGCTCTCCGACGTGTTGACGGGACTGGCCAACGATCCGCAAACGCAGATGTGGGCCCTCGCCAACTCCGCCGACAACTTCGCGCACCCCTTCGCCAACATGCTCGCCGACACCCTCATGGACGCCTTCGAGGAACGCATCGACTTCCTGCGGTGGGCGTACTTCGGCGACCGACAGGACCAGACCGCATTGCGCGAAGCCGCCACCGAGGCAGTCTTCGCCGCTGTCCGATCCGCCGCCGATCTCCAGGCACTCGCAGAACAGGCGGAGGCCGAACCGGAGGCCACCCGGGCGGCCCACACACCCTCCGTTGACGATCCAAACGCCGGTCCCGACCACTGTGCAGAAGCCGCGGACAGTGCGGGCACGCCAGCGCCGGACCAGACCGAACCAGCCGCCAACGACGACCTGGAGCAACGGGAGCAGCAGGTGCGCCGCCGCCAGATCGTGCTGAAGATCGAGGAACACGCAGCTGGCCTGCACCGGAGCACCGGATCAGCGCACCGCTACGTCGGCGAGATGGTCAAGGCAACTCCAACAGAGATGGAGTGGATCAAGGGCTACATCGCTGATCACCCCGAGGTGCTGGAGCTTCCGTACCGCACGCCCGCGCAGTGGGACCAGGTCCGGCAGCGGCGAGGCGAGGACGCGTTCCAACAGGCCGAAGCTGCCCACGCCGCAGGCGACCTGACCGGTGCACTGGACTGGCTCGACGAGGCACGGGCGTGCGGAGTGCTTTCTCTCGCGGAATGGAGTGCCGGCCGCGACTACGTGCGAACGCACGGCGGCGCTGCGAACCCGCCTACGTCTGGCCCGGCGGTAGAGACTCCGGGACGCGGCGACCAGCCCGAGCAGCAGATGCCTCGGGAAGACGCGCCGGTGGATCGGCGATCCCAGGTGCGACAGCGCCAACTGGTACGCGCGCTCGAACAGTACGGGCCTGGATACCACCGGCTCACCGGCGACGGAGTCAGGTACGCAGCTGAGGTGATGCGCGCGACGGAGCAGGAATGGGAGTGGATGGCGACCTACGCCCAGGCCAACCCCGAGGTGCTGGATGGCGAACGCCTCGGCGACGCGCGCATCGTCGAGATCAACCGCACGGCCGCCCGGACAGCATTCGGGGCTGCTACCGACGCGATGAGGCGCGGCGACTTCGACCTCGCCCTTGAACGGCTCGACGACGCCGAGGTGTACTGCCCGGACGGCCACCCGGACCGAGGCGGTAACTGGGATCACTATCGCGGCATCGTGCGGACCAAGGCCGGCTCGGGCGTCGTGGACGGAGCGGCCACACCCTCCGACTCCACGACGAAGAGCGCGGACGTGGCCACCGCAGAACGGCCGCGACCGGCAGCCCTGGCCAGGGCCGGCCACGCAACCCCGGTGCCGGTTCCGGCAGCCAGCTCCGGCCAGCCGCCATCGGCAGAACCCGCCCCTGCGGCCACCGCGCGCAACGCCCGTGCCCGCTGA
- a CDS encoding HNH endonuclease signature motif containing protein encodes MSLVPATVAGALSNDRYYLVAVRKLRSDLLNIALYTRFASFSARDRRWEIRQADAVGRETFDSLLVRFGHRPKVIADDPQGLAAVLSRGGFVATAIADALLREFLPSLLRPIECVRDVASFVPTFDPGHDLVGRKAPTRRQRGDVLRRDGRRCVLCGRSPANHVDLELDVHHVVPVRKAGPTVEHNLLTLCGTCHAGLGDDHDPGLRQHGYLPGPTYDVKTAPLPLMIVDNLVDGIVIDGLAVVDALTAIHCPTRRAQ; translated from the coding sequence ATGTCCCTTGTCCCAGCTACCGTGGCGGGCGCGCTCTCGAACGACCGCTACTACCTGGTGGCGGTCCGAAAACTGCGATCAGACCTGCTGAATATCGCGCTCTATACCCGATTCGCCAGCTTCTCAGCCCGTGATCGCCGGTGGGAGATCCGACAGGCTGATGCAGTGGGCCGTGAAACTTTCGACAGCCTGCTCGTCCGGTTCGGGCACCGGCCTAAGGTGATCGCCGATGATCCGCAGGGACTTGCTGCGGTCCTGAGCCGTGGGGGCTTCGTTGCGACGGCGATCGCCGACGCCCTGCTACGCGAGTTCTTGCCTTCGCTGCTACGGCCAATCGAGTGTGTACGCGACGTGGCGTCGTTCGTACCCACATTCGATCCGGGCCACGATCTCGTCGGCAGGAAAGCGCCGACTCGCCGACAGCGGGGTGATGTCCTGCGCCGCGACGGCCGCCGGTGCGTCCTGTGCGGCCGCAGCCCGGCTAACCACGTTGACCTAGAACTGGATGTCCATCACGTGGTGCCAGTACGCAAGGCCGGACCCACGGTGGAGCACAACTTGTTGACCCTGTGCGGCACCTGTCACGCGGGATTGGGGGACGACCACGACCCGGGCCTGCGTCAACACGGGTACCTCCCGGGACCAACCTACGACGTGAAGACGGCTCCGTTGCCGCTGATGATCGTGGACAACCTCGTTGACGGGATCGTCATCGACGGCCTGGCCGTGGTCGACGCGCTAACCGCAATTCATTGCCCAACGCGGCGGGCGCAGTGA